The Alteripontixanthobacter sp. genome has a window encoding:
- a CDS encoding MDR family MFS transporter, producing MTEILAAQDTSIGPAGGRKNADVTAWVAVAAGALGAMLATLDISIVNSALPVIQGEIGATGAEGTWIATSFLVAEIVVIPLSAWLERLFGLRTLLIIAVSAFTAFSVLCGIATDLTTMIIGRTGQGFTGGVLIPTAMTIVAKRLPPHQQPIGMALFGMTVVLGPVMGPLIGGWLTENLSWHYAFFVNVPVCAILLLLLFIGLPHEKPKWEYLTDADWAGILGLILGLGGLTVVLEEGHREEWFESSLIRWLTVVTIIGFACLIYGQVKARKPVLKLQLLFNRQFASVAIMALALGMVMYGSTYVIPQFLAIISDYNAFQTGLVIFWMGVPAFLLMPVLPLMIRKVDIRIAVGTGMLLMAISCFVSTSLTAESGGAVFTESQLIRGAGMILAMMFLNQATVASVAKEDAGDASGIFNAARNLGGSFALSALASFQDQRIWHHTRRMEETLNANSVSLQTYLDGLARSLGDMERAMAALGGTLQREAFIMTYNDVFLVMGLLTLATVPLVLFLKPLPENVSLSMH from the coding sequence ATGACCGAGATACTGGCAGCGCAGGACACTTCGATCGGGCCGGCCGGGGGCCGAAAGAACGCAGACGTGACTGCCTGGGTCGCTGTGGCCGCGGGCGCGCTTGGCGCCATGCTCGCGACGCTGGACATATCAATCGTCAATTCCGCACTCCCCGTCATTCAGGGCGAGATCGGTGCCACAGGCGCCGAAGGCACCTGGATTGCTACGTCATTTCTCGTTGCTGAAATCGTCGTCATTCCGCTGAGCGCTTGGCTCGAACGGCTGTTCGGTCTGCGAACCCTCCTCATCATCGCGGTTAGCGCGTTCACCGCATTTTCGGTGCTATGCGGGATTGCAACCGACCTTACGACCATGATCATCGGCCGAACGGGTCAGGGATTCACGGGCGGAGTCCTCATTCCGACCGCAATGACTATTGTGGCTAAACGATTACCGCCGCACCAACAGCCAATCGGAATGGCCCTGTTCGGCATGACTGTGGTTCTTGGCCCCGTGATGGGGCCATTGATCGGCGGCTGGCTGACCGAGAACCTGAGCTGGCACTATGCCTTTTTCGTCAATGTGCCAGTCTGCGCAATCCTGCTGCTCTTGCTGTTTATCGGGCTGCCTCACGAGAAGCCCAAGTGGGAATATCTCACGGACGCCGATTGGGCTGGCATTCTCGGGCTGATCCTCGGACTGGGCGGTCTGACTGTTGTACTCGAGGAAGGGCACCGTGAGGAATGGTTCGAGTCCTCACTCATTCGCTGGCTAACGGTGGTGACCATTATCGGCTTTGCCTGTTTGATTTACGGACAGGTGAAGGCACGCAAGCCAGTCTTGAAGTTGCAGCTCCTGTTCAATCGACAGTTCGCCAGCGTCGCGATCATGGCGCTCGCCCTGGGCATGGTGATGTATGGTTCGACCTATGTCATTCCGCAGTTTCTGGCGATCATCTCTGACTATAATGCTTTTCAGACGGGACTGGTCATCTTCTGGATGGGTGTCCCGGCCTTTCTCCTGATGCCGGTTCTGCCCCTGATGATCCGCAAGGTGGACATCCGCATTGCCGTCGGCACCGGAATGCTGCTGATGGCGATCAGCTGCTTTGTCAGCACGAGTCTGACCGCCGAATCCGGCGGCGCTGTCTTCACTGAAAGTCAGCTTATCCGCGGGGCCGGAATGATACTTGCGATGATGTTCCTGAATCAGGCAACGGTTGCGTCGGTGGCCAAGGAAGACGCGGGCGATGCCTCGGGCATTTTCAACGCGGCCCGCAATCTTGGCGGATCATTCGCCCTCTCGGCCCTCGCTTCGTTCCAGGACCAGCGAATTTGGCACCATACGAGGCGCATGGAAGAAACGCTGAATGCGAACAGCGTTTCGCTGCAGACCTATCTCGACGGACTGGCGCGAAGCTTGGGCGATATGGAACGAGCGATGGCGGCACTCGGCGGCACTCTCCAGCGCGAAGCGTTCATCATGACCTACAATGATGTCTTTCTGGTGATGGGACTTCTCACACTCGCGACAGTCCCGCTTGTTCTGTTCCTCAAGCCGCTTCCGGAAAATGTCTCCCTTTCGATGCACTGA
- a CDS encoding 3'-5' exonuclease: MINTDHLSPDAEALAQELSAHDEYRVLRRVPKPYPSMPHVGPVPDGECVAIVDTETTGLSAETDVIIELAIMLCFVGEDGEAIGRFGPFSWLQDPGQELDPKISLITGLGAQHLKSQKINDTFARGLLDRADLIVAHNAKFDAGFIGRRYPDLAGKAWACSCSEIDWLKLGYEGRSQSALLAHAGWFSDAHRAAADVWALFWLLQHRQRDPGGGPVRTHLARLIEAADTPSVMVQAERAPFAKKELLRARGYKWNPDGPFWQIELPPEKVEHEQAWGYRSGLPAMTTRTITAHERHR; the protein is encoded by the coding sequence ATGATCAATACAGACCACCTGTCGCCAGACGCCGAAGCGCTGGCGCAGGAACTTTCCGCGCATGATGAGTACCGCGTGCTGCGGCGCGTGCCGAAACCCTATCCATCGATGCCGCACGTGGGGCCTGTGCCCGATGGAGAATGTGTGGCCATCGTCGACACCGAAACGACGGGCCTCTCGGCCGAGACCGATGTCATTATCGAACTTGCCATCATGCTCTGCTTTGTCGGCGAAGATGGTGAAGCGATTGGACGCTTCGGCCCCTTCAGCTGGTTGCAGGATCCAGGGCAAGAACTGGACCCAAAAATTTCGCTGATCACTGGTCTTGGCGCTCAGCATTTGAAGAGCCAGAAAATCAACGACACCTTCGCGCGGGGCCTGCTCGATCGCGCTGACTTGATCGTGGCTCACAATGCGAAATTCGACGCTGGTTTTATTGGGCGTCGTTATCCTGACCTTGCAGGTAAAGCCTGGGCCTGCTCGTGCAGCGAAATCGACTGGCTGAAATTGGGTTATGAAGGGCGCTCGCAAAGCGCTCTCCTCGCACATGCGGGGTGGTTCTCCGATGCGCATCGCGCGGCCGCCGATGTCTGGGCATTGTTCTGGCTCCTGCAACACCGTCAGCGTGATCCCGGCGGCGGGCCGGTCCGCACGCATCTCGCGCGGCTAATCGAGGCTGCCGACACTCCGTCGGTTATGGTGCAGGCCGAGCGCGCGCCGTTTGCGAAAAAGGAGCTGCTGCGCGCACGCGGTTATAAGTGGAATCCGGACGGCCCGTTCTGGCAGATCGAATTGCCCCCGGAGAAGGTCGAGCACGAACAGGCCTGGGGCTATCGCAGCGGTCTGCCAGCGATGACCACGCGGACCATCACCGCGCACGAACGGCACCGCTGA
- a CDS encoding GDCCVxC domain-containing (seleno)protein — MQMCSTITCPECGRSTTETMPTNACWFFYTCPHCQVRLKPLEGDCCVFCSFGDVPCPPIQEAREEGRESSCCG, encoded by the coding sequence ATGCAGATGTGTTCGACCATTACCTGCCCTGAGTGCGGTCGATCCACGACAGAGACCATGCCTACGAACGCGTGCTGGTTTTTCTATACTTGCCCGCATTGCCAAGTACGCTTGAAACCACTTGAGGGCGATTGTTGCGTGTTCTGCTCGTTTGGTGATGTACCATGCCCGCCGATCCAAGAGGCCCGAGAAGAGGGGCGCGAATCCTCCTGTTGCGGATAG
- a CDS encoding HlyD family secretion protein → MTDNSNQPEQEGTTPTKPQSRRGLRIVLIIVGLAVLLGGIWWYYRHVTYGQYMQTTDNAYVAADSVVISSKVAGYVEEVFVGENEQVARGGALVQLDLRDYQAQAQQARAQIAATLAGADTIRSQVAEQDAAIRQARGQLAAARAALDLANDQVARYRPLAATGAEPREKLDQYEAQARQARAELVAAQAAVAAATARRGTLFEQINQTQAQADAARAQLETADLTVESTLLRASKAGRVGDLSVRVGQFVQPGQRLMTVVPVRAIYVTANFKETQVGLIRAGQSVRLEVDALPDLEIAGRVVSISPGTGAEFSILPPENATGNFTKIVQRIPVRIGIDAPPEVRRLLVPGMSVVATVDTRNAAGELEEISSRTQ, encoded by the coding sequence ATGACCGATAACTCCAACCAACCGGAGCAGGAGGGCACAACCCCAACGAAACCGCAATCGCGGCGTGGCTTGCGCATCGTGCTAATCATCGTTGGTCTTGCCGTGCTGCTTGGCGGGATCTGGTGGTACTACCGGCACGTAACCTACGGACAGTACATGCAGACGACCGATAACGCCTATGTCGCTGCCGACAGCGTCGTTATCTCTTCCAAGGTAGCGGGATACGTCGAAGAGGTCTTCGTGGGGGAGAACGAGCAGGTTGCTCGCGGCGGAGCCCTCGTACAACTGGATCTGCGGGATTATCAGGCGCAAGCGCAACAGGCGCGCGCACAGATCGCTGCGACCCTGGCCGGTGCCGACACAATCCGTTCTCAGGTAGCCGAACAGGATGCAGCCATTCGCCAGGCGCGGGGCCAACTCGCCGCCGCGCGCGCAGCACTGGACCTCGCGAACGACCAGGTGGCGCGATATCGGCCCCTTGCCGCGACAGGAGCCGAACCGCGGGAAAAGCTAGACCAGTATGAGGCGCAGGCGCGGCAAGCGCGGGCCGAACTCGTCGCCGCGCAGGCGGCGGTGGCTGCCGCGACCGCGCGCCGAGGGACCCTGTTCGAGCAGATCAACCAGACCCAGGCGCAGGCGGACGCTGCTCGCGCTCAGCTGGAAACAGCCGACCTTACGGTTGAATCGACCTTGCTGCGCGCCAGCAAGGCCGGCCGCGTCGGCGATCTCTCGGTGAGGGTGGGCCAGTTCGTGCAACCGGGTCAACGTTTGATGACGGTGGTTCCGGTGAGGGCGATCTACGTGACGGCAAACTTCAAGGAAACGCAGGTCGGCCTGATCCGGGCCGGCCAAAGCGTCAGGCTCGAAGTTGACGCCCTACCCGACCTTGAGATCGCGGGACGAGTGGTCAGCATATCGCCGGGAACGGGCGCGGAATTTTCCATCCTCCCCCCCGAAAATGCCACCGGCAACTTTACCAAGATCGTTCAACGGATACCCGTCCGCATCGGTATCGATGCTCCCCCTGAAGTGCGGCGTCTGCTCGTTCCCGGCATGTCGGTAGTGGCTACGGTCGACACCCGGAATGCTGCCGGCGAATTGGAAGAGATCTCGAGTCGGACTCAATGA
- a CDS encoding hotdog fold thioesterase, with amino-acid sequence MIDRERLQEMLNIAPFHRWLGLEIATCSDQGIAITMPWREEIVSNPMIGSAHGGILASLVDLTGLYTLLAGGVAARATADLHVDYHRPATSGPLTAHGQIVKIGRQISVAETRVLEPDDKLVASGRGAYFSSTGSLDQRGGTIDLEQALATQGPATSAARSTPA; translated from the coding sequence ATGATCGATCGAGAGCGCTTGCAGGAAATGCTGAATATCGCGCCGTTTCATCGATGGCTTGGGCTGGAGATTGCAACATGCTCCGACCAGGGAATCGCGATCACCATGCCATGGCGCGAAGAGATCGTGTCGAACCCTATGATTGGGTCGGCGCATGGAGGGATCCTGGCTTCACTGGTCGACCTCACCGGGCTTTATACTCTGCTTGCCGGGGGCGTCGCGGCGAGAGCGACGGCCGATCTGCATGTCGATTACCACCGTCCTGCAACCTCAGGACCTCTCACTGCTCACGGACAGATCGTGAAGATCGGGCGACAGATTTCGGTGGCGGAAACCCGGGTTCTCGAGCCCGACGACAAGTTGGTCGCCAGCGGCAGGGGCGCCTACTTCTCGTCAACCGGATCACTTGATCAGCGCGGCGGGACTATTGATCTCGAACAGGCTCTTGCCACCCAAGGCCCAGCGACTTCTGCAGCGCGATCCACGCCAGCGTAA
- a CDS encoding helix-turn-helix domain-containing protein encodes MANWSIGELARKTGVHIETIRYFEKVGLLEAPGRTEGGHRVFGDRHLRSLKFIKRARELGFSPQEVRALLDMGGPEDACCDEVRDIAVHHLEDVRRKIKDLKRLEDLLASTVDRCSGSHVSDCAVIDMLEEPVR; translated from the coding sequence ATGGCAAATTGGTCGATCGGCGAACTCGCTCGAAAAACCGGGGTGCATATCGAAACCATCCGCTACTTCGAAAAGGTCGGCTTGCTTGAAGCACCTGGGCGAACCGAAGGCGGACACAGGGTGTTCGGCGACAGGCATCTGCGATCGCTCAAGTTCATCAAGCGAGCACGAGAATTGGGATTCTCACCCCAAGAAGTTCGCGCGCTGCTCGATATGGGCGGCCCGGAAGACGCTTGTTGTGACGAAGTGCGCGATATCGCGGTGCACCACCTCGAAGACGTGCGCCGGAAGATAAAAGACCTTAAGCGGCTTGAAGATCTGCTGGCCTCCACCGTCGACAGATGTTCCGGTTCGCATGTGAGCGACTGTGCAGTGATCGATATGCTGGAGGAGCCAGTCCGCTAG
- a CDS encoding alpha/beta hydrolase — protein MARETFTIEGAGAISLTAEAEGDAYAKPVLLAHGGGQTRRAWRRVVSELAQAGFRAIAFDMRGHGDSDWSPCGAYEMRDFAADLVAAASRLDQKPALVGASLGGLAGLIAAGELAPGSFASLTLVDIAPRMEPSGVMRVVGFMEEHVDSGFASPEEAADVIARYMPHRPKRGASDGLKNYLRQKSDGRFYWHWDPVFIRNIMSARQGDPDSQERQSAMLSQAAANLTLPLHLIRGGSSDLVSEEAVLHLRQLAPHAEYTDIADATHMVVGDANDAFSAAIVDFLRTHHSCDTAQPQGTREL, from the coding sequence ATGGCGAGAGAAACCTTTACGATTGAGGGCGCAGGCGCGATTTCTCTTACAGCCGAGGCTGAGGGGGATGCCTACGCTAAACCCGTCCTTCTTGCGCACGGCGGCGGGCAGACACGGCGCGCGTGGAGAAGGGTGGTCAGCGAGCTGGCTCAAGCCGGCTTTCGCGCAATCGCCTTCGACATGCGCGGTCACGGAGACAGCGATTGGTCGCCATGCGGAGCTTATGAAATGCGCGACTTCGCGGCGGATCTGGTCGCTGCAGCGTCGCGCCTGGACCAGAAGCCAGCGCTGGTTGGCGCTTCACTGGGCGGGCTCGCTGGACTGATTGCCGCAGGGGAGCTTGCTCCAGGTAGCTTTGCTTCACTCACATTGGTCGACATTGCCCCGCGCATGGAGCCCAGCGGTGTGATGCGCGTGGTTGGTTTCATGGAAGAGCATGTCGATAGCGGCTTCGCCTCACCAGAGGAGGCGGCCGACGTGATCGCTCGCTACATGCCGCATCGTCCCAAGCGGGGCGCGAGCGATGGTCTGAAAAACTATCTGCGGCAGAAGTCGGATGGGCGCTTCTATTGGCACTGGGACCCGGTGTTTATCCGTAATATAATGTCAGCCAGACAAGGCGACCCAGACAGCCAAGAACGTCAATCGGCAATGCTGAGCCAAGCTGCGGCGAATCTCACGCTTCCGCTTCACCTCATCCGAGGCGGCTCTAGCGATCTTGTTTCCGAAGAGGCCGTTTTGCATCTGCGACAACTCGCCCCCCATGCAGAATACACCGATATTGCCGATGCCACGCACATGGTCGTGGGCGATGCGAACGATGCCTTCTCCGCCGCTATCGTCGATTTCCTACGAACCCATCACTCTTGCGATACGGCTCAACCACAGGGGACGAGGGAGCTATGA
- a CDS encoding NAD(P)/FAD-dependent oxidoreductase, which yields MDYDLAVIGTGTAAMVCAMRVAKAGKSVAVIDEKPFGGTCALRGCDPKKMLVAGVEVIDAQQRMAPHGVAGEARIDWPELIDFKRSFTDPVPEKHEQRYKEAGIATLHGTASFSGSNRLRVGERELTASNFLIATGAKPRRLDIPGEEHLVDNEDFLSLAVLPKRIVLVGGGYIAAEFAHIAARAGAKVTVVQRGPRMLTGFEPELVDWLMEAFDRIGVCVETDLDVTAIDQRGDDYVVHAEGDGRAMQFDADLVVHAAGRVPALDQLDLKAAGIATENDRLSLNDFLQSESNTAVYAAGDAASNGPPLTPVSSHDAKLVAANLIEGNHKKPDYIGVPSVAFTLPPLARVGLSEEEAKKAGRSFEVKCGRASDWYTARRVDEPVYGYKTLVEGDSGKILGAHLVGPHAEEVINIFGLAIRHGLTVEDLKTTMFAYPTGASDIGYML from the coding sequence ATGGACTATGATCTGGCAGTAATCGGGACCGGAACAGCGGCGATGGTATGCGCGATGCGTGTAGCGAAAGCCGGTAAAAGCGTTGCGGTTATCGATGAGAAACCCTTTGGTGGGACTTGCGCACTCAGAGGTTGTGACCCCAAAAAAATGTTAGTGGCCGGTGTGGAAGTGATCGACGCGCAGCAACGGATGGCTCCCCACGGAGTTGCAGGAGAAGCCCGAATAGACTGGCCCGAACTTATCGATTTCAAGCGCAGCTTCACTGATCCGGTGCCGGAAAAGCATGAGCAGCGATACAAAGAGGCTGGCATCGCCACGTTGCATGGCACCGCAAGCTTTTCCGGCTCCAATCGGCTGCGCGTTGGCGAGCGAGAATTGACCGCCAGCAATTTTCTCATCGCCACGGGGGCCAAGCCAAGGCGTCTCGACATTCCGGGCGAAGAACACCTCGTCGATAACGAGGACTTCCTCTCGCTGGCGGTCTTACCAAAGCGAATTGTCCTTGTCGGCGGCGGCTACATCGCGGCCGAGTTCGCCCATATCGCTGCCCGCGCAGGGGCAAAGGTTACCGTGGTGCAGCGTGGGCCCCGAATGTTGACCGGCTTCGAGCCGGAGCTGGTGGACTGGCTGATGGAAGCCTTCGATCGGATCGGAGTTTGTGTGGAGACCGATTTGGACGTGACTGCGATAGATCAGCGAGGTGACGACTATGTCGTTCACGCCGAAGGTGACGGCAGGGCAATGCAATTCGATGCCGATCTCGTCGTTCATGCTGCAGGGCGGGTTCCTGCCCTCGATCAACTCGATCTCAAGGCAGCGGGAATAGCTACCGAGAATGACAGGCTTAGCCTGAACGACTTCCTGCAAAGCGAAAGCAATACGGCAGTCTATGCGGCAGGCGATGCTGCTTCCAACGGGCCGCCGCTTACCCCGGTATCGAGCCACGATGCGAAGTTGGTTGCGGCCAACCTTATCGAGGGCAATCACAAGAAGCCCGACTACATCGGGGTGCCAAGCGTCGCTTTCACGCTTCCTCCCCTCGCTCGCGTAGGGTTGAGCGAAGAGGAGGCGAAAAAGGCGGGCCGAAGCTTTGAGGTTAAGTGCGGTCGCGCCTCGGATTGGTATACCGCAAGACGGGTCGACGAACCCGTTTATGGCTACAAGACATTGGTCGAAGGCGATTCGGGTAAAATCCTCGGCGCCCATCTTGTCGGACCGCATGCGGAAGAGGTGATCAACATCTTCGGCCTGGCGATCCGGCATGGGCTGACGGTGGAGGATCTTAAGACTACCATGTTCGCATATCCGACGGGCGCATCGGACATCGGCTATATGCTCTAG
- a CDS encoding efflux transporter outer membrane subunit translates to MRHLLPPIITIALLAGCTAGPDYAGPPEVVSADTGTRFVRAGSDVSASDPVVAQWWLLLGDPELTRLVEAALSGNPSLAAAQARIAQARASIRQDRAGRMPSLGAQATTVQGRLRGLDIQGGAPPPSEQTNSDAETDDSLSFFNVGLNANWELEFAGGSRRRIEASNAQAAATVANAEDAKVQLTAQVASTYVNLREAQFRAEQFEAQISLQEEILALTYQRYQRGALPLFPVGTANAELEMLKSQLAEAEADIAVLSDALAILTGQVPGSVDAALTTAHSIPMPPEQVAIGDPASLVARRPDIRAAERSLAASTARIGVAEAARFPKLSFTGILGLGGSSLDDVVDVGDFSALAIPRLQWNFLDFGRVDAAIDQAGAARNEAVANYQQTVLLALQDAERALARFGQQRVALAASMQIKKQADGAADLNRQRFAAGAISKADLNRALREQQQASADLVRAKGALTLAWIALQKSLGLGWQEPVRDQ, encoded by the coding sequence ATGCGCCACTTGCTACCTCCGATTATCACTATCGCCTTGCTAGCTGGATGCACGGCTGGGCCCGATTATGCAGGCCCCCCGGAAGTTGTGTCAGCAGACACGGGCACTCGCTTTGTGCGCGCTGGCAGTGATGTGAGCGCATCTGATCCGGTTGTCGCTCAATGGTGGCTGCTGCTCGGCGATCCCGAGTTGACGCGGCTGGTGGAGGCTGCGCTGTCCGGCAACCCTTCGCTCGCCGCAGCGCAGGCGCGCATTGCCCAGGCACGGGCATCCATCAGGCAAGACCGTGCGGGTCGAATGCCATCGCTTGGGGCACAGGCCACCACCGTGCAGGGCCGGCTTCGTGGTCTCGACATTCAAGGCGGGGCGCCCCCCCCGTCAGAGCAAACCAATTCCGACGCAGAAACCGATGACTCGCTCAGCTTTTTCAATGTGGGCCTTAACGCCAACTGGGAGCTGGAGTTCGCCGGTGGCTCGCGCAGGCGCATTGAAGCCAGCAATGCCCAAGCTGCTGCAACGGTGGCCAATGCAGAGGACGCAAAGGTCCAGTTGACTGCCCAAGTGGCCAGCACCTACGTCAATTTGCGGGAGGCCCAATTCCGCGCAGAGCAATTTGAGGCGCAGATTTCGTTGCAGGAAGAGATCCTGGCGCTGACATACCAACGCTATCAGCGCGGTGCATTGCCGCTTTTCCCGGTAGGCACCGCGAATGCCGAACTGGAGATGCTCAAGTCACAACTTGCCGAAGCTGAAGCGGATATCGCAGTCCTGTCTGATGCACTCGCTATACTGACCGGACAGGTGCCGGGATCAGTTGATGCAGCGCTCACGACTGCGCATTCCATTCCCATGCCGCCAGAGCAGGTCGCGATCGGCGATCCGGCAAGCCTGGTGGCGCGTCGGCCTGACATAAGGGCGGCCGAACGGTCTCTTGCCGCGTCGACGGCGCGGATCGGGGTGGCCGAGGCGGCGCGGTTCCCGAAATTGTCCTTCACGGGGATCCTGGGCCTCGGCGGATCCTCGTTGGACGACGTTGTCGATGTCGGCGATTTCTCCGCACTCGCGATCCCACGCCTCCAGTGGAATTTTCTGGATTTCGGCAGGGTAGACGCTGCGATCGACCAAGCCGGGGCGGCGCGCAACGAAGCAGTCGCCAATTACCAGCAGACGGTGCTTCTGGCACTGCAAGACGCCGAACGTGCCTTGGCTCGCTTCGGCCAGCAGCGTGTGGCGCTCGCTGCCAGTATGCAAATCAAGAAGCAGGCTGACGGCGCGGCGGACCTGAACCGCCAACGTTTTGCCGCAGGAGCGATCTCGAAGGCTGACCTCAACCGGGCCCTGCGAGAACAGCAGCAGGCCTCAGCAGACCTCGTCCGGGCAAAAGGTGCCCTTACGCTGGCGTGGATCGCGCTGCAGAAGTCGCTGGGCCTTGGGTGGCAAGAGCCTGTTCGAGATCAATAG